In one Corythoichthys intestinalis isolate RoL2023-P3 chromosome 16, ASM3026506v1, whole genome shotgun sequence genomic region, the following are encoded:
- the bcl2l12 gene encoding apoptosis facilitator Bcl-2-like protein 14 isoform X2: protein MSMGRCSSVSSISLLDIKAESRLVLQAFLNQTLSIPFVERPGRVGGGYKEYNKYSASVKPNPKVKDGWDSQAEDQSSADEKKPGFKDFLKQLPRRSYARSSNKDGKGSLEKDNKPRAPNIRELSEEDILSPSSTSEEDDGDKKQKGLNKKKLKKKISKFFKIKEKEKEKENDQEKEKKREEKEGPSSQPKRPSTLLIDKTAEPISPLVSPNHPPEFYNEVAQKLEKIAQRSTSTKKVTPLTPPQDPSVVDNKELVVQQLVQVLSVEAESINNKIQMDPFLRSSLARLSYPSFARLLDTVSSTQVLDVPLLQPTASPTLRRMAVSMEVSRRIVTATGVHRMQGYAECYMENFAPWLKSRGGWENVAEMKDPAEYD, encoded by the exons ATGTCTATGGGCCGCTGTTCGTCCGTGTCCTCCATCTCTCTACTTGATATCAAAGCTGAGAGCCGTCTAGTCCTACAAGCTTTCCTCAATCAGACACTGTCCATCCCATTTGTGGAACGGCCAGGCAGAGTAGGAGGTGGCTACAAGGAATACAACAAATACAG TGCTAGTGTTAAGCCAAATCCCAAAGTAAAAGATGGGTGGGATTCTCAAGCTGAAGATCAAAGCTCAGCAGATGAGAAGAAGCCAGGATTTAAGGATTTCCTGAAGCAACTGCCCCGGCGTAGTTATGCACGCTCTTCTAACAAGGATGGGAAAGGTTCTTTGGAAAAGGACAACAAGCCTAGAGCGCCAAACATTAGAGAGCTGTCTGAG GAAGACATTTTATCTCCCTCCTCTACATCCGAAGAAGACGACGGTGACAAGAAACAGAAAGGACTGAACAAAAAGaagcttaaaaaaaagatttccaaGTTTTTCAAGATAAAGGAGAAggaaaaagagaaagaaaatgaTCAAGAGAAGGAGAAGAAACGAGAGGAGAAAGAGGGACCTAGCTCTCAACCTAAGAGACCTTCCACATTGCTAATAGACAAAACAGCTGAGCCAATCTCACCCCTTGTTTCCCCAA ATCACCCTCCTGAATTCTATAATGAAGTTGCGCAGAAGCTGGAAAAAATCGCACAAAGGTCTACGAGTACAAAGAAGGTGACTCCCCTCACTCCCCCACAAGATCCCTCAG TTGTGGACAACAAAGAGCTGGTGGTTCAGCAGCTGGTTCAAGTTCTCTCTGTCGAGGCAGAGTCTATTAACAATAAG ATTCAGATGGACCCATTTCTGCGCTCAAGTTTGGCTCGCCTATCGTACCCATCCTTCGCGAGGCTTCTCGACACTGTCAGCAGCACTCAGGTATTGGATGTCCCACTCCTCCAGCCAACAGCGAGCCCGACTTTGCGCCGCATGGCCGTCTCTATGGAAGTGTCAAGGCGTATAGTGACAGCTACAGGTGTCCATCGCATGCAAGGGTATGCAGAGTGCTACATGGAGAATTTTGCCCCATGGTTAAAGAGTCGAGGAGGATGG GAGAATGTGGCCGAGATGAAGGATCCTGCTGAATATGACTGA
- the bcl2l12 gene encoding apoptosis facilitator Bcl-2-like protein 14 isoform X1: MSMGRCSSVSSISLLDIKAESRLVLQAFLNQTLSIPFVERPGRVGGGYKEYNKYSASVKPNPKVKDGWDSQAEDQSSADEKKPGFKDFLKQLPRRSYARSSNKDGKGSLEKDNKPRAPNIRELSEEDILSPSSTSEEDDGDKKQKGLNKKKLKKKISKFFKIKEKEKEKENDQEKEKKREEKEGPSSQPKRPSTLLIDKTAEPISPLVSPNHPPEFYNEVAQKLEKIAQRSTSTKKVTPLTPPQDPSVVDNKELVVQQLVQVLSVEAESINNKIQMDPFLRSSLARLSYPSFARLLDTVSSTQVLDVPLLQPTASPTLRRMAVSMEVSRRIVTATGVHRMQGYAECYMENFAPWLKSRGGWVSACQSPTLSYSQSEIKKALSCTNEDFPSLRGTH; this comes from the exons ATGTCTATGGGCCGCTGTTCGTCCGTGTCCTCCATCTCTCTACTTGATATCAAAGCTGAGAGCCGTCTAGTCCTACAAGCTTTCCTCAATCAGACACTGTCCATCCCATTTGTGGAACGGCCAGGCAGAGTAGGAGGTGGCTACAAGGAATACAACAAATACAG TGCTAGTGTTAAGCCAAATCCCAAAGTAAAAGATGGGTGGGATTCTCAAGCTGAAGATCAAAGCTCAGCAGATGAGAAGAAGCCAGGATTTAAGGATTTCCTGAAGCAACTGCCCCGGCGTAGTTATGCACGCTCTTCTAACAAGGATGGGAAAGGTTCTTTGGAAAAGGACAACAAGCCTAGAGCGCCAAACATTAGAGAGCTGTCTGAG GAAGACATTTTATCTCCCTCCTCTACATCCGAAGAAGACGACGGTGACAAGAAACAGAAAGGACTGAACAAAAAGaagcttaaaaaaaagatttccaaGTTTTTCAAGATAAAGGAGAAggaaaaagagaaagaaaatgaTCAAGAGAAGGAGAAGAAACGAGAGGAGAAAGAGGGACCTAGCTCTCAACCTAAGAGACCTTCCACATTGCTAATAGACAAAACAGCTGAGCCAATCTCACCCCTTGTTTCCCCAA ATCACCCTCCTGAATTCTATAATGAAGTTGCGCAGAAGCTGGAAAAAATCGCACAAAGGTCTACGAGTACAAAGAAGGTGACTCCCCTCACTCCCCCACAAGATCCCTCAG TTGTGGACAACAAAGAGCTGGTGGTTCAGCAGCTGGTTCAAGTTCTCTCTGTCGAGGCAGAGTCTATTAACAATAAG ATTCAGATGGACCCATTTCTGCGCTCAAGTTTGGCTCGCCTATCGTACCCATCCTTCGCGAGGCTTCTCGACACTGTCAGCAGCACTCAGGTATTGGATGTCCCACTCCTCCAGCCAACAGCGAGCCCGACTTTGCGCCGCATGGCCGTCTCTATGGAAGTGTCAAGGCGTATAGTGACAGCTACAGGTGTCCATCGCATGCAAGGGTATGCAGAGTGCTACATGGAGAATTTTGCCCCATGGTTAAAGAGTCGAGGAGGATGGGTAAGTGCTTGTCAGAGTCCCACTCTGTCTTACAGCCAGTCTGAAATCAAAAAAGCACTTTCATGCACGAATGAGGATTTTCCATCCTTACGgggcactcattga